The sequence below is a genomic window from Chaetodon auriga isolate fChaAug3 chromosome 8, fChaAug3.hap1, whole genome shotgun sequence.
TTAAGGGGGTGTACGATCACACGTAACGTCATGTTATAGTAGTCAAAAATGTCACATACGGCCAGATAAATCATTGTAAAACAAACTTAACTGTTCGGTCTACGTTATATGCCTCGCGGTAGGCACGGGCCAGGGTCGCTACCCGTGGTCCGAGGCCCGGGCCTTGTCAGGTAAGCTAACGGTGGTCCGAGGCTCAGGCCTGGTCAGGGAAAGGTCAGGTAAGCTTTCTGGGGTCCGGGTTACACCCCCAAATGTAACTCGTGTTGAGAAAGCGTTAAGCTAACTGATGTTATTAGTCAGGggttaatgatctgtgtgagcCAGTGCTAATATTTACTTACGTTTTACACCTGTTTATAATTTCTATTAATTTTTTATAGGCtatgtaaatattagcattttagctcaatagCTCCCAGGTCATGTCACCAATTgactcaaaatcagtgtgggatgatagtactccactggctgcacGAGATACACCTTTTCTTTGTACATTTAACATCTGTTtataatttttattaattttttatatgtaaatattagcattttagctcaatagctcccaggtcatgtgaccaatggACTCAAAATCACTGTGGGATGATagtactccactggctgcatgagGTACACcccgtttttttgttttttgtttttttttcctcttaaatctctaatttttaaaaattattttgaattgGTAAATATCAGCATTTTAGCTCAGTAACTGTagacacagtacagtacacGCTGTAGCCGTCTGCTCTGCTCCGTGTGTTCACTGTAAAGCCTGCAATACGGGTGCACCTGAAATGTTAGAGCAAAGGAGCGAATGTCTCTCGAATATCCAACTTAAAACTAACTTCATTGCAGTAATAATTATGTGCTAAGTTACAGTTCAGCAAATATCATAAACCTTGTTTATGATATTCTTTAAATTACAGAATTAGTTAATGAGCAATCTGTTTTCTCATGCTGCACAGCTGTTAAATgctataaaaatattttcacagagcAATGACGTCCAAAAGGAAGGCCCGAATAAAGCCTGTTGAAGATGCAATCTCTCATATTCTGTCAGGTGGAGACAAGCCATCATTTGCAGAGAGATTCATCAATAATATCAAAGGTATGACCTCAAGTCCTTTTGGTAGCTgcaaattacagcagcacatttttagaTACTATTCATCATTAACATTCTTCATTCGGAATGAAGAAAGatttaagttatttttcagAAGATATCTTATAGAAATAACTGGCTTCAATCGTCTGTCTTGTTTAAATCCAATGTGTTTAGGTATAGGCGTGTATAAATGAGTCTGATTTCCATAAGAGAAGTTTCAGGTACACACTGGTATAatcaaatatagaaaatgtaaagttatttattttatttctgctgtatgtAAAGTGTCCAGCACATTCAAGTACTGTTAAGGTAAGTGATGGACCAATAGAAGACTGTAACGAAAATGTGAAAGGTCTGAATACTTTGCGACTGTTTTGCGTATTCAGAAGTAACATTTTAAGTTAAGGCATAGAACACAAACGGAGAACCAGAATACAGGCTTGTAGGTCATGTGGTTATCACATTTTTAAGAAGTCATGTCACATTTATGTTGCAACTTGGTGtgacttttatttaagtttatttAATTCTGTGTCATTATAGGAAGAGGAGTGTTTGCTACAGAACCAGTGGTGCAAGGTTCTTTTGTGTTGGAGTACAGGGGTGCATTCCTGTCAGCAGAGGAATGCCGATCAAGGAAGTACTCAGAGAAACAGAGCACATTTCTGTACGAGTTTGATTGGCAGAAACGCCAGTGGTGGTAAGTAGGCCTATATGAGATGTATTTTTAGTAGCAATTAGGGGATTCTTGTTTAGACCTGAAACGTgtttaaatatttgatgaacaAATGAGTAGTATATTACACCTAATGTACTTTAATTCTCAAGTGGCTCTTCGAACAAAACTGTGAAGATATATTTTATAAAGTTTATATTTATTtgatgtattgtttttgtttatttttagtattGATGCATCCAAGGAAGACGGCTCCCTTGGAAGATTAGTCAATGACAACCACCGATCTCCAAACTGTGTCATGAAAAAAGTAATAGTGAACAACAGGCcccatttgtgtctgtttgctgtgaagaacATCGAAGTAGGGACTGAACTGGAATATAACTACGGTGATTCAAAATGGCCATGGCGTCAAAAGGTGAGCTTTTTAGATCATGCATTGGTTACACTACATGATTTTTAAAGATGTTAGTTTCACTTCACACAACTTTATGTCTTTTAAATGAGAATCTGTGAGTCATAGTAAGACCAGTGTTCAAAGTATATttttctaacaaaaaaaaaaaatagtgaaaaataatgaaagttcCTTTCATTCACACTTTCATTCTAATTAATGAAACTGTCTACATAAGGTTGAAACCATCACTTAAAACGGGGTGTGTTGGTGCAAAAGAAATCTGCTTTACAAACTTAAAAATATTCCAATCTTCtatgtcattattattacatataaATGCATAATTAAGTCAGGTGTCTTTGAGGACATGGAGAGTAGTTAAACatggaatttcccctcgtgggacaaataaaggaatattgaattgaggaatattgaattgaatattgaattgaacATAGTAGTAGAGTAGTAACATGCTATTTCAAATGCAGATTTTATGTGAGCAAACTTTTGTGACCTGTAAGTATTTCTAGACTCATGATTCCTGTCAGAGCTCACTGTCTTCTGGTTTTATGTCTAAACACCAGGTGACCTCCAagcaggctccagcagcagaagaagagatggctgtgcctcctgttaatctgtcctccaaggtcgatgctgatgatgagaaaactgatgatgGACCAAAGGTAATGGAACGAATGAATGTGGTTGAGTTCTTTACAGAGTGCACTAATAAATTGATAGACTAGTTTCTATTTGATCTCCactaagctaactggtttcacacacacaaggttcaGATCATGTCTTAATGGGGCCCTGTTAGGTACTCTTCCTACAAAAGGGTTTTTCAActtttctcttccacacacacacaccaagtttcAATTCATGTCCTTATGGGGCCCTCCGTATGGACCCCTCTATAAGTGATTGTTAACATACAGGACAACACTTCTCAGCATCCAAACTTAAGtatttacaataacaataatgcaccttctgagctgctgcatgatgaaggaaatattttataCTAAGATACCTTTTTAGGCCTCTTTTTAGATGTTAAGGTAGGGAGACTTCTAAGACTGACCCTCATGGGGCCCTAGATTATTATATCTTGGTGACCTGTAAGTATTTCTAGACTCATGATTCCTGTCAGAGCTCACTGTCTTCTGGTTTTATGTCTAAACACCAGGTGACCTCCAagcaggctccagcagcagaagaagagatggctgtgcctcctgttaatctgtcctccaaggttgatgctgatgagaaaactgatgatgGACCAAAGGTAATGGAACGAATGAATGTGGTTGAGTTCTTTACAGAGTGCACTAATAAATTGATAGACTAGTTTCTATTTGATCTCCATTAAGCTaactggtttcacacacaccaaGTTTCAGTTCATGTCCTTATGGGGCCCTCCGTATGGACCCCTCTATAAGTGATTGTTAACATACAGGACAACACTTCTCAGCATCCAAACTAAAGcatttacaataacaataatgcactttctgagctgctgcatgatgaaggaaatattttataCTAAGATACCTTTTTAGGCCTGTTTTTAGATGTTAAGGTAGGGAGACTTCTAAGACTGACCCTCATGGGGCCCTAGATTATTATATCTTGGTGACCTGTAAGTATTTCTAGACTCATGACTCCTGTCAGAGCTCACTGTCTTCTGGTTTTATGTCTAAACACCAGGTGACCTCCAagcaggctccagcagcagaagaagagatagctgtgcctcctgttaatctgtcctccaaggtcgatgctgatgatgagaaaactgatgatgGACCAAAGGTAATGGAACGAATGAATGTGGTTGAGTTCTTTACAGAGTGCACTAATAAATTGATAGACTAGTTTCTATTTGATCTCCactaagctaactggtttcacacacacaaggttcaGATCATGTCTTAATGGGGCCCTGTTAGGTACTCTTCCTACAAAAGGGTTTTTCAActtttctcttccacacacacacaccaagtttcAATTCATGTCCTTATGGGGCCCTCCGTATGGACCCCTCTATAAGTGATTGTTAACATACAGGACAACACTTCTCAGCATCCAAACTTAAGtatttacaataacaataatgcaccttctgagctgctgcatgatgaaggaaatattttataCTAAGATACCTTTTTAGGCCTGTTTTTAGATCTTAAGGTAGGGAGACTTCTAAGACTGACCCTCATGGGGCCCTAGATTATTATATCTTGGTGACCTGTAAGTATTTCTAGACTCATGACTCCTGTCAGAGCTCACTGTCTTCTGGTTTTATGTCTAAACACCAGGTGACCTCCAagcaggctccagcagcagaagaagagatggctgtgcctcctgttaatctgtcctccaaggtcgatgctgatgatgagaaaactgatgatgGACCAAAGGTAATGGAACGAATGAATGTGGTTGAGTTCTTTACAGAGTGCACTAATAAATTGATAGACTAGTTTCTATTTGATCTCCactaagctaactggtttcacacacaccaaGTTTCAGTTCATGTCCTTATGGGGCCCTCCGTATGGACCCCTCTATAAGTGATTGTTAACATACAGGACAACACTTCTCAGCATCCAAACTAAAGcatttacaataacaataatgcactttctgagctgctgcatgatgaaggAAATATTCTATAGTGAGATACCTTTTTAGGCCTGTTTTTAGATGTTAAGGTAGGGAGACTTCTAAGACTGACCCTCATGGGGCCCATTGTGTGGATCcccctttctgtgtttttttttctcaatggGTGACACCTTTCACTTCCAAAGTAACCATAAGTATTTCCTGTACTTATTTTACACCCTggggtggcacggtggcgcagcagcactttctgtgtgaagtttgcatgttcttcccgtgcatgccaaaaacatgctcattaggttaattgatgactctaaattgtccataggtgtgagtgtgaatggttgtctgtctgtgtgtctgtctatgttgccctgcgatcggctggcgaccggttcagggtgtaccccgcctctcgcccattgctagctgggataggctccagccccccgcaaccccgaaagggatacgcgggtatagaagatgaatgaatgaatattttacacacTTTAACTGCTGCATGATGAAGAAAATTTTTTAGAAAAAGAACTGTTCAGCGTCTCTTCTGATGTTGTAAGTTTATGAGACTCCTCAAAAACAGTTGATGCCCTCTACGACAGTGATGATACTGATGGGCTGTTGTATTAAAGGACTGTGCCACTGTACTTTTTCAACTTGTTAAAAGGAGCCCAATCCACACCTTCCAATTCAAACAGCATGTGTGCTTTCATGTGACTTACCTGAGCCTCATTATAAATAACTGCTTATCACAAGCACTGATGCTAACAGCCTAGCACTGTGATCTCCATTAAGCTAAAGTGTAACATGTACAGTCTGCTTGTGGTAACTGCACCACAGTGTTTATATGAGATGGTATGCTCAACCTATCTGATTATTTTGTCTTCAACAATGTTTAGGAATTTGGTATCAGAGGATCATCCCTGGTGGATTATTCTGACACTGATGGAACCGATGAGGATTGTTTAAATGACCAGCCATTGGCTCCATGCTGTGATGAAGGTCTTCCAAATTTGAGAAGGATGAAAAGCATTCGGGTATGCCCCTGACACTTAAAATACCAATAATTTATTGATCAGACATTTACCTCTGTAATCTGTTCTCTGTAATTGATTTTGATAAATGTAAACTGAAATGTATAACTACGCCATAACATAACACTCTCTGCAGATGAAAGAAGTTCCAGATTTTTCTGATGCCCTCTACGACAGTGATGACTGTATAGACGGCCCTTCAGCTCAGTCCAAGTCTGAGATGGCTTTACAAAGGGTGAGTGGAGACTGTTATCATCCTGAAAGCCTGTCTGTTATTGCTCTGTATTATCTCTTAAAGGTTAACACCTTCTAAACTGAATACCTCTTTTACTAACTACTCTGTCAGACATACATATAACTGGTCAGATAGTCATGATTACATGTCTTTTGCTCTAGTTGGTgagtttggtgttgtttttttgtgggtgCTGCCATTTTAGTTGTAAATATTGTTCTtgctttcattcatattttctaaaacattttttgtacatttctgcaaaggGTGGGCCTATTTAATTTTACCTCAACATTTGACAAACAAATTGGGATATATTTACTCCATTTTTGTCACATAACTAAAGTATTTTCTTCTAACATATAGATTAGTACAACTAAACAAAAAGAGATAACCTTCACCTAACAACTCTCTTTGTAGATGCATAAATTAGAAGATTTGTGTCAACCTCTCAGTGATTCAGATGAGAGTATTGTGGAAGAAACCGATTATGAGGATTCCATAAAGGATAATTCCAATGAGCAGTCAGACATTGAGGTTGTTCCAAAGCTGAGAATGACAAAAACCATTCAGGTATGACTCTTGCACTTTAAATGCCAATAATTAAGTGACAGACCTTTCCCCTCTAAATCTGTCAACTGTTATTCATTTTGATGGTTTGTAAAAAAGGATGACCACACACTcttttcacagatgaaaaaagcACCAGATTATTCTGATGCCCTCTATGATTCAAGTGATGACAGTGCAGAGGATCCATCTACTTGGTCTAAGTCTGAGATGGCTTCACAAAGGCCAAGAAGAAGCTGCCTCCGTCCGGTAAGTCTTCTAACTATTTTGTCTGGGTAATCACTTTGAGGGTCATGCCTCCCAAACTTAAAACACAGTTCCCTTACTGAAGTTCTAGACATGCATATAGATGATTCAgtcatcatcactatcatcaaTGAGCCTGTCTGTTGATCTTGTAAGTTTAATGTTTGAAGGTATTTGTATTCAATTTTTTAAGTTACTAATGTTATTTAGTataagggagggaggaggttgAGTTATTAATttaggttttctttttcttctcaagATGCAAGGGATTCTTGTAGGATCAGATGCCTCAAGTGTAGATAGTGGAGAGGAGTATATTCCAGGTCCCATGGAAGAGAGCACAGACAGTGACTGCAGCTTGGAAATACCCATGGCGAATAAAAATGCGAACAAAGTATCTACTATTCCAAAAATATGCAAGTCTTCCAGTAAGGACGGGTTCAAGTCTTCCAGCCAGAGCCAGTTCAAGTCCTCCAGCCAGAGCCAGTTCGAGTCCTCCAGTCAGAGCCAGTTCGAGTCCTCCAGTCAGAGCCAGTTCGAGTCCTCCAGTCAGAGCCAGTCCAAGTCCTCCAGTCAGAGCCAGTCCAAGTCCTCCAGGCAGAGCCAGTCCAAGTCCTCCAGGCAGAGCCAGTCCAAGTCCTCCAGGCAGAGCCAGTCCAAGTCCTCCAGGCAGAGTCAATTTGAGTCTTCCAGTCAGAGTCAGTTCGAGTCCTCCAGGCAGAGCCAGGTTGAGTCCTCCTGTCAGAGTCGATTTGAGTGTTCCAATCTGAGTCAATTTGAGTCTTCCAGTCAAAGCAGCTTTGAAACAAACGATGGTTCTGCTCAAAGCACTTGTATGAATGAAGAGACGGTGGGGCAAACATGTACTGATAAGCATGATCTTGAAAACCATGCATCTGTCTTCGTCAATCCAGTTATGAAGAAGGATGATGGTTCAAGACGGTATAACAAGAAGCATCACTGCTTTTATTGTAAAAAAGTGGttcaaaaaatgtcaagacatTTGTTACGTAGGCACAGTGATGAAATAGACGTTTCAAAAGCATTCAGTTTTCCAAAAAACTCAAAAGAAAGACGACTGCACTTAGATTTAATCAGAAACAAAGGAAATTTTGAACATAACACTGACGTTTTGGAGAGCCAGAAAGGAAAGCTGATACCATTCAAGCAGCCAACGAAAAAGACTGAGGGACAAAAATTTCAACATTGTGTGTACTGCTACGGACTGTTTACAAAAAGAGTCATGTGGCGACATTTTCAGGTTTGCAAATTCAAGCCTCAGGACAAGACATCTAAACCAGGTAAAACAAGGATCCAGGCACTGTGTGCTTTTGCTGAACCAGCTCCTCCTGGATTTAGTGATGCATACTGGAAGTTCTTGAATGATATGAATCAAGACAAGATTGCAATAGCTGTAAAGAAAGACCGCTACCTTCTGGAGTACGGCTACAGACTATTCAAGAAGAACGAAAGGGTAATCAGCCAACACCAGTACATTCGACAGAAGCTGAGGGAACTTGGCAGGCTGATGCTGGCAGCAAAAAAAGTCGCACCAGTGGACACTATAAAAGAACTTATAAAACCTGAAAAGTATTCTCATGTTGTCACTGCTGCAAGATGCTTAGCAGGATTCAGTGATGAAACAGGCAAATATAAATGTCCATCACTGGCTCGCAAAGTTGGACACAGCTTGCTTGCTTTGGCCATGTTCAAGAAGTCTGAAGGATTGAAGAATAGAGATAAAGAAACAGTCCAAGATGCTGAGGAATTTGCACAGCTGTACCAAGAAAGCTGGAAATTTGACATTGCAAGCCAAGCACTGATTCAGCTCGACCAGTCTAAGTGGAATTCCCCTCAACTCTTGCCATTCACGCAGGATGTCCAAAGTCTTAATTCCCAGctgtctgaaaaacaacagcaacacttagATGCCCTGAAAGAAGAGGCTTCCCCCTCAAACTGGAAAGACCTGGCTAAAGTGACCCTGGCACAAGTTATCCTCTTCAACCGCCGCAGAGAAGGAGAGGTATCCAAAATGCCCTTGTCTGTGTACTTGTCAAGAGACCTATCAGAAACGCATGAAGACGTTAACTTGGCCCTGACAGAACTTGAGCAGAAGCTTTGCAGACATTTTGTCCGGATAACCATTgttggaaagagaggaaggaaagttCCTGTTCTCCTCACTCCACTCATGAAGGAATCTCTTGATACTCTGGTTGAGAAGCGAGAAGAATGTGGGGTACTGACTGAAAATGGATTCTTGTTTGCATTGCCTCATTCTGTCCATCACCTCAGGGGTTCTGACTGCATAAGACAGTTAGTGCATGAATGCAGTGGTATCAAAAATCCCAAAGCTCTGACCTCAACAAAACTCAGGAAACACATCGCAACGCTGTCTACTGTTCTAAATCTGAAGAACACAGAACTTGACCAGCTGGCAGATTTCCTTGGGCATAACATAGatgtacacagaaaacactACCGCCTTCCAGAGGGGACCCTCCAGCTAGCTAAAATAAGCAAAGTCCTCCTGGCATTGGAGCAGGGAAAGCTAGGAAAATACAAAGGAAAGAGTCTGGATGAAATTCACATTGATCCAAACGGTACTTAgtcatatatatttttatatatttacatatattttaatgGAAAGAGTTTTGAACAGGGTAAGCTTGTGTTGGTTGGAATTTGACCATAACAGCACAATTTAAGTTTAACTATTTAGTCAGTCTAGCTGTTTATGTTCCCCTTGTTGTACTCTTGATTGTCAGAGGTAGGTCACCACACATTCAGCTGTCCAGcacattcatacagtattttgtcaattcacatttcagagactgTTGAAATTGAAGCTTGTTCACAAGAGGACATCGAAGGTATGTTTGAAGCATTTTTGACACTGGTTATGAATTATCAGTCATTGGATTGGAATATTTGGGTCTAAATCTTCTTTGGCTATACAATGACAGCAGGTTCCCCTACGTAATGTCAATTATTGGGATTGCACATTTGGGAATAGGGAAAAGTGATGATATCACACAACATTTAGAGCTTTCAAATATTTGGTGACTTTATAGACTCACAAATTTTGAAAAATTGTATCTGCTATGATTTATTCTCTGTCAAATTAGAACAGTATGCACAACTTTCTCTGTCACCTTAGATAGATTCACATTATGTACAAAATTATCAGAAAGAAAAGGATCAAATGCAGTCAGCTTCCTGAATGCTAGTActgtcttgtttatttatttaaactatTTAATTTTTTCAGATGCAAGTATGGCagaaggtcaggggtcagacaACGAGACCATCACCACATCATCACAAGAAAGCCCCTTTGCCAAAAACCAGAGGAGGAAGTTTGCTAAAAAGAGAGGTAAGCTTCTTAAATTTATTTCTGAGAAACATGAGTAACTTGATTCATACagtttacagacaaaacaaaatcaacaaacacaGTCCAATTATGACTAGGGTCATCTATGgaatatgttgtgtgtgtaaaattCTTAAAGGATATCTGAAATAACtcttcattcatacattttgaataaaatgcATGTTTCTACAACAGCCCTCTTGGCAATAATGTTGCAAAAGTAGGTGCAAAGGTTATTGTGTTGTTAGCAGACGGGCTTAAGGGTGGAGGGAAGAAACCCTTTTAGTCTGAGTGACAAGTAACTACTGTATATAGATGCACAGAGGACATGGGAGGCCTAGTGGGTGTTAGGCATGTGTTTCCTACTGCAATTTTTGAGGTCTTCCTGTAAGTCTCTTGTGAAGGCTGCAGAGACGTTTCTGTCCCTGCCTGATTATCTTGTTCATAGTCCTCACAATCTGGTTCAAGGGTTTCAGTTTAGCACTTGTTGCTCCAAACCACACTGGGTTGTTAAAGGGTTGGTAAAGGTTCCACAAAGCATCCATGAAAAGATCAGAATACTTTTGACTGGCCCAGAAACTCTAGAAGAACAGCTTATTGCCTCTCTTCAAAATAAGCCTGTCATTGATTGGGTTGCCAAGATATCTACTCTTAAAAATGCTCAGTTGATTGCTTTTTACCTCAAGTGTCAGTTATAGTTGAGCTCCAAAAAGGCATCTGCTTATATTCTCTTGAGCACCCCGTCAATATCTTTTGGGTGAAATCTCAATCTGAACAGGCACATCGTACACAAGGTTGGTACTCAGTTCCTCCTACTCCAGTTCAAAGCTGTGCGTAGGTTGGACTTGGAAGCCATTACTTGCACATCTTAAAAAATTAGAATAGATTgctcaagattcaagattgcttttttattgtcattgagcatggccatgtcaatgaaatttgcattgcaacccccgtgtgaaaaagaaaagataataaaataagataaaataaataagatgaactcacatctatcacatctagataaaataaaatattatattatattgtgaAAAGGTTCAATATTGGAATGCCATGGTGGCACAACCTAATCAGATAATGAACTCCAAACACCTGCaaatgtttcctctgcaaaAACTAGAGGTGAGCTAAGAAGAATCGGGCAGGTTAATGGACAAATTCTGCCCATTTATCTGTTAAAGACGCAGGCACCATGGACAAATTATATAAAATCTTTATTTCCTATTATTACAATTTTAAAGTTGTTGCAATGACAAAATGAGGTATGcatgacaaacaaaaatgcagccagctTACCAAGAGCTacttcatattcatattttactcTATagctgtcttgtttttctgtttaaactTTTTTCTCTGACCAGATGCTAGTATACCAGAAGCTCAGGAATCAGAAGACGAGGCCAGCACCGCATCCCTACAAGAGAGGACCTCCACAGAAAGCCAGAGTGGGAGGTTTTCAAAAAAGAGACGTACGTTAAGAACACTACAGGTTATTtgactgtgtgacatttaataTGCAACTTCAATGCCTAGTGTAGTAAGTTAGATAGATGGAGAATAGTGAAAAAGCTAACTCCTACCA
It includes:
- the LOC143324953 gene encoding uncharacterized protein LOC143324953; amino-acid sequence: MFKKSEGLKNRDKETVQDAEEFAQLYQESWKFDIASQALIQLDQSKWNSPQLLPFTQDVQSLNSQLSEKQQQHLDALKEEASPSNWKDLAKVTLAQVILFNRRREGEVSKMPLSVYLSRDLSETHEDVNLALTELEQKLCRHFVRITIVGKRGRKVPVLLTPLMKESLDTLVEKREECGVLTENGFLFALPHSVHHLRGSDCIRQLVHECSGIKNPKALTSTKLRKHIATLSTVLNLKNTELDQLADFLGHNIDVHRKHYRLPEGTLQLAKISKVLLALEQGKLGKYKGKSLDEIHIDPNETVEIEACSQEDIEDASMAEGQGSDNETITTSSQESPFAKNQRRKFAKKRDASIPEAQESEDEASTASLQERTSTESQSGRFSKKRHKQTVVKRTWTTEECAAVERHLKKFILMNQVPAKEDCQRCITAEPQALKSRDWRAVKYFVKNRITSLRRKLE